Proteins encoded in a region of the Drosophila sechellia strain sech25 chromosome 2L, ASM438219v1, whole genome shotgun sequence genome:
- the LOC6611237 gene encoding leucine-rich repeat-containing G-protein coupled receptor 5: protein MAARCRWSWRLALCPLLLQLLLQLLLLPPSAMGHDETKENPAPAMQNSQEQEPYVHLQHLQQQQQQQNPQTVQQLSQITVNRTSKSATATPTGIRENVMLPSADPEKEAQILYEKSLQEYHGSQLSTASTSTDVIAGKRTLHSVCERWLQKHCHCTGSLEVLRLSCRGIGILAVPVNLPSEVVVLDLGNNNLTKLEANSFFMAPNLEELTLSDNSIINMDPNAFYGLAKLKRLSLQNCGLKSLPPQSFQGLAQLTSLQLNGNALVSLDGDCLGHLQKLRTLRLEGNLFYRIPTNALAGLRTLEALNLGSNLLTIINDEDFPRMPNLIVLLLKRNQIMKISAGALKNLTALKVLELDDNLISSLPEGLSKLSQLQELSITSNRLRWINDTELPRSMQMLDMRANPLSTISAGAFRGMSKLRKLILSDVRTLRSFPELEACHALEILKLDRAGIQEVPANLCRQTPRLKSLELKTNSLKRIPNLSSCRDLRLLDLSSNQIEKIQGKPFNGLKQLHDLLLSYNRIKALPQDAFQGIPKLQLLDLEGNEISYIHKEAFSGFTALEDLNLGNNIFPELPESGLRALLHLKTFNNPKLREFPPPDTFPRIQTLILSYAYHCCAFLPLVAMSSQKKTSQVQEAVLFPSDAEFDMTLWNNSMMNIWPQMHNLSKQLGASMHDPWETAINFNEEQLQTQTGGQIATSYMEEYFEEHDMSGPATGYGFGTGLFSGMSTEDFQPGSVQCLPMPGPFLPCADLFDWWTLRCGVWVVFLLSLLGNGTVVFVLLCSRSKMDVPRFLVCNLAAADFFMGIYLGILAIVDAATLGEFRMFAIPWQMSVLCQLSGFLAVLSSELSVYTLAVITLERNYAITHAIHLNKRLSLKQAGYIMSVGWVFALIMALMPLLGVSDYRKFAVCLPFETTTGPASLTYVISLMFINGCAFLTLMGCYLKMYWAIRGSQAWNTNDSRIAKRMALLVFTDFLCWSPIAFFSITAIFGLQLISLEQAKIFTVFVLPLNSCCNPFLYAIMTKQFKKDCVTLCKHFEESRVVGGGGPGGRGAVARTKRGELPPPLLPAAAVAHPPGCRCLRMLPSEMPNWHKMEQTPSLWQRLRTFCCGESRKRRKQRRQPQQRRQRAYTAAAANPYQYQFAELRQQRQNRASSISSENFCSSRSSSWRHGPPSSAPVPPGNCSMPLKMLEPHAHPHGHGRRRHSAWLITRKTSQDSNLSSSRNDSSASATTASTSTFRLSRSSAGSSTPLPSIIAHNGKAQLDAVKPRLVRQEAVQEEEDSSPPRLGVRFLPTIPSAADSSVVMEDGDSANTGVASFLGMPLPGASSGFLIAPTTAATSPPPVVLQPAKPPPDPNDAPL from the exons ATGGCAGCACGTTGCCGGTGGAGCTGGCGCCTGGCGCTCTGCccactgctgctgcaactgcttctgcagctgctcctgctgccgccATCGGCAATGGGGCATGATGAAACCAAAGAAAATCCCGCTCCGGCCATGCAAAATAGCCAGGAGCAAGAGCCATATGTCCACCTGCaacatctgcagcagcagcagcagcagcaaaatccACAAACCGTCCAACAACTTAGCCAAATTACCGTGAATAGAACCTCGAAATCagccactgccacgcccacgggCATCAGGGAGAACGTGATGCTGCCATCGGCCGATCCGGAGAAGGAGGCCCAGATCCTGTACGAGAAGTCCTTGCAGGAGTACCACGGCAGTCAGCTCTCCACCGCCTCCACCTCCACGGACGTCATCGCCGGCAAGCGGACGCTGCATTCGGTTTGTGAGCGGTGGCTGCAGAAGCATTGCCACTGCACCGGCAGCCTGGAGGTCCTGCGGCTCAGTTGTCGAGGCATAGGGATCCTGGCCGTGCCCGTCAACCTTCCCAGCGAGGTGGTCGTCCT AGATTTGGGTAACAACAACTTAACCAAATTGGAGGCGAACTCATTTTTTATGGCACCCAATCTGGAGGAGCT AACTTTGTCCGACAATAGCATCATTAATATGGATCCCAATGCATTCTATGGCCTGGCCAAACTGAAACGATTGAGCCTGCAGAACTGTGGCCTCAAGTCCTTGCCACCGCAGTCGTTCCAAGGACTTGCTCAGCTGACCAGCCT ACAGCTGAATGGCAACGCCCTGGTCAGTCTGGATGGCGATTGTCTGGGCCACCTGCAGAAACTGCGCACCTTGCGATTGGAGGGCAATCTCTTCTATCGCATTCCCACGAATGCCTTGGCCGGACTCAGAACCCTAGAAGCACT CAATTTGGGCAGCAATTTGTTGACAATAATAAACGACGAGGACTTTCCGCGAATGCCAAACTTGATCGTGCT TTTGCTGAAGCGAAATCAAATCATGAAAATCTCCGCGGGAGCTCTTAAAAATTTAACCGCCTTAAAAGTTTT AGAGCTGGACGATAATTTAATAAGCAGCCTGCCCGAGGGACTCAGCAAATTGTCGCAACTGCAGGAGCT TTCCATCACCAGCAATCGACTGCGCTGGATAAACGACACGGAACTGCCCAGGAGCATGCAAATGCTGGACATGAGGGCCAATCCCCTGTCCACGATTTCGGCAGGGGCGTTTCGGGGGATGTCCAAGTTGCGGAAGCT GATTTTATCGGATGTGCGAACTTTGCGCTCGTTTCCCGAACTTGAGGCATGCCATGCGCTGGAGATACTGAAACTGGATCGTGCCGGGATTCAGGAGGTGCCAGCGAATCTATGCCGCCAAACGCCAAGACTGAAGAGTTT AGAACTAAAAACCAATTCCCTAAAACGCATCCCAAATTTAAGTAGCTGCAGAGACTTAAGGCTGTT AGATCTATCGAgcaatcaaattgaaaagatTCAGGGAAAGCCCTTCAATGGATTGAAACAATTGCACGATCTGTTGCTCTCCTACAATCGAATCAAGGCACTGCCACAAGATGCCTTCCAGGGCATTCCGAAGCTCCAACTTCT TGACCTGGAGGGCAACGAGATCTCGTACATACACAAGGAAGCCTTCTCCGGTTTCACAGCCCTCGAGGATCTCAACTTGGGCAACAATATTTTTCCAGAGTTGCCCGAATCGGGACTGCGCGCTTTGCTACACTTAAAGACCTTTAACAATCCAAAACTTAGGGAGTTTCCACCACCTGACACCTTTCCCAGAATCCAAACTCTTATACTCTCGTATGCCTACCACTGCTGCGCGTTTCTCCCACTGGTGGCCATGTCCTCCCAAAAGAAAACCTCCCAGGTCCAGGAGGCTGTACTCTTTCCCTCCGATGCGGAGTTTGATATGACTTTGTGGAACAACAGCATGATGAATATCTGGCCACAAATGC ATAACCTCAGCAAGCAGTTGGGTGCTTCCATGCACGATCCTTGGGAGACGGCCATTAACTTCAATGAGGAGCAGTTGCAAACGCAAACGGGAGGCCAAATCGCCACCAGCTACATGGAAGAGTACTTCGAGGAGCATGATATGAGTGGTCCTGCCACTGGATACGGCTTTGGGACTGGACTATTCTCTGGTATGTCCACAGAGGACTTTCAGCCGGGTTCGGTGCAGTGCCTGCCAATGCCAGGACCTTTTCTGCCCTGCGCCGATCTCTTCGATTGGTGGACTCTGCGCTGCGGAGTGTGGGTGGTTTTTCTGTTGTCCCTTCTGGGCAATGGAACGGTGGTGTTTGTGCTGCTCTGCTCGCGATCAAAGATGGATGTGCCCCGATTTCTAGTCTGTAATCTGGCCGCAGCCGACTTCTTCATGGGCATCTACCTGGGTATCCTGGCCATTGTGGATGCAGCGACGTTGGGCGAATTTCGCATGTTTGCCATTCCTTGGCAGATGTCCGTGCTCTGCCAATTGTCCGGTTTTCTGGCCGTACTCAGCTCAGAATTGTCTGTTTACACGTTGGCTGTGATCACCTTGGAGCGCAATTACGCCATCACTCATGCCATTCACCTGAACAAGAGGCTCTCCTTGAAGCAGGCGGGATATATAATGAGTGTAGGATGGGTTTTTGCCCTGATCATGGCTTTGATGCCTCTGCTGGGTGTTTCGGACTACAGAAAGTTTGCCGTGTGTCTGCCATTCGAGACCACCACTGGACCGGCCAGTTTGACCTATGTAATCTCACTGATGTTCATCAACGGATGCGCTTTTCTTACTCTGATGGGTTGCTACCTGAAGATGTACTGGGCCATAAGGGGCAGCCAGGCATGGAACACGAATGATTCGCGAATTGCCAAGCGAATGGCTCTGTTGGTCTTTACGGACTTCCTTTGCTGGTCACCTATCGCCTTCTTCTCCATCACTGCCATCTTTGGCCTGCAACTGATTTCCCTGGAGCAGGCCAAGATCTTTACGGTATTTGTGCTGCCCTTGAATAGCTGCTGCAATCCCTTTCTTTACGCCATAATGACCAAGCAGTTCAAGAAGGACTGTGTGACGTTGTGCAAACATTTCGAGGAATCCCGCGTTGTGGGAGGTGGCGGTCCGGGTGGACGTGGTGCAGTGGCAAGAACCAAGAGGGGTGAGCTCCCGCCACCACTCTTGCCCGCTGCAGCGGTGGCACATCCGCCAGGCTGTCGATGTCTACGGATGCTGCCCAGCGAAATGCCCAACTGGCATAAAATGGAGCAGACGCCGAGCTTGTGGCAAAGATTGAGAACCTTCTGCTGCGGGGAGAGCCGAAAGCGTCGCAAACAGCGACGTCAACCGCAACAGCGACGCCAGAGAGCCTATACTGCCGCAGCCGCAAATCCGTATCAGTATCAGTTTGCTGAACTGCGTCAGCAGCGCCAGAATCGGGCCAGTTCCATTTCCAGCGAGAACTTCTGCAGCTCAAGATCCTCCAGCTGGCGACATGGTCCACCATCCTCAGCACCTGTGCCACCGGGTAACTGCAGCATGCCGTTGAAGATGCTGGAGCCACATGCTCATCCGCACGGTCATGGGCGCAGACGACACTCCGCCTGGTTGATCACGCGGAAAACGTCGCAGGACTCGAACTTGTCCAGCTCGCGCAATGACTCCTCCGCCTCGGCAACCACCGCCAGCACCTCCACCTTCCGGTTATCCCGGTCAAGTGCCGGCAGCAGCACACCCCTGCCCTCAATCATAG CCCACAACGGGAAGGCCCAGTTGGATGCAGTGAAACCACGATTGGTCCGCCAGGAAGCAGTCCAGGAGGAAGAGGACTCGTCACCACCCCGCCTGGGAGTGCGTTTCCTGCCCACCATACCCTCGGCTGCCGACAGTTCTGTCGTCATGGAAGATGGGGACTCGGCCAACACGGGAGTAGCCAGTTTTCTAGGCATGCCACTTCCTGGGGCGTCCAGTGGCTTCCTTATAGCTCCAACTACCGCTGCCACCTCCCCACCACCGGTGGTCCTGCAGCCGGCGAAGCCACCTCCCGATCCCAACGACGCACCACTATGA